Proteins encoded within one genomic window of Ursus arctos isolate Adak ecotype North America unplaced genomic scaffold, UrsArc2.0 scaffold_7, whole genome shotgun sequence:
- the MARCHF8 gene encoding E3 ubiquitin-protein ligase MARCHF8 isoform X1: MPPLLESTEVRPKKRRGKSRYGDGRMPRMTVAELCDGDLVRLHVMQNEKTLGHSMSHSSNISKAGGSSSTSAPVSAFPRSSVTPSNQDICSSSAVCSECCHQSPVQSAVVLKAPPCQSSLTQGLTVTVLCKDTSKRNSCGSERARALKPADNPKARRTLKFSKSLNDVGEKAQDTVESFDYVERTCSEGKLILPQDPGLRVSRFHQKETRALHRKPLGSSKHSCVSSLSANRSTASEVEAGKGGMHVPLLEEKADGEAVSRRRRLLRYLFSLSHGSSASSLHRFHELESCAAHLHTAKSSSGLAGSTGFCSEEMGDDDVFEDSTSAKWKSKVLRAPLCSVEKDSDLDCPSPPSEKCPPISPVSTSGDACRICHCEGDDESPLITPCRCTGSLHFVHQTCLQQWIKSSDTRCCELCKYEFIMEVKLKPLRKWEKLQMTASERRKIMCSVTFHVIAITCVVWSLYVLIDRTTEEIKHGQATGILEWPFWTKLVVVAIGFTGGLLFMYVQCKVYVQLWKRLKAYNRVIYVQNCPETSKKNIFEKSALTEPNFENKDGRGICHSDTNSSCWTEPEDTGTEIVHV, translated from the exons aATGAGAAGACTTTGGGACATTCCATGAGTCATTCAAGTAACATTTCTAAG GCTGGGGGTTCTTCGTCGACGTCGGCTCCGGTATCCGCCTTCCCTCGCTCTTCTGTCACGCCGTCCAATCAGGACATCTGCAG TTCCAGTGCAGTGTGTTCTGAGTGTTGTCACCAAAGTCCCGTGCAGTCTGCTGTTGTCTTGAAAGCTCCTCCATGCCAGAGTTCTCTGACACAAGGGCTCACTGTGACAGTTCTCTGTAAAGACACGTCCAAGAGAAATTCCTGTGGTTCAGAACGGGCCCGGGCCTTGAAGCCTGCTGACAATCCCAAAGCCAGAAGAACACTAAAGTTCTCAAAATCCCTAAACGATGTGGGTGAGAAGGCCCAGGATACCGTGGAAAGTTTTGACTACGTGGAAAGAACGTGCTCCGAAGGGAAATTGATACTCCCTCAAGATCCGGGTCTGAGAGTTAGCAGGTTCCATCAGAAGGAAACAAGAGCACTGCATCGCAAGCCTCTTGGCAGTTCCAAACATTCTTGTGTTTCATCCCTTTCTGCCAACCGTTCAACTGCCTCAGAGGTGGAAGCTGGCAAGGGGGGCATGCACGTCCCCCTTCTGGAAGAGAAAGCGGATGGCGAAGCCGTGTCCAGGAGGCGGCGACTGCTCCGGTACCTGTTCTCGCTCTCGCACGGCTCGAGCGCCAGCAGCCTGCACAGGTTCCATGAGCTGGAGAGCTGTGCCGCCCACCTGCACACCGCCAAGTCCTCCAGCGGGCTGGCAGGGAGCACGGGCTTCTGCTCCGAGGAAATGGGAGACGACGATGTCTTTGAGGACAgcacatctgcaaaatggaagagCAAGGTCCTGCGGGCGCccctctgctcagtggagaaggACAGTGACCTGGATTGTCCTTCTCCCCCCTCTGAAAAATGCCCCCCCATCTCTCCTGTGTCCACGTCAGGGGATGCCTGCAG GATCTGCCACTGCGAAGGGGATGACGAGAGCCCTCTGATCACCCCCTGCCGCTGCACGGGGAGCCTGCACTTCGTGCACCAGACTTGCCTGCAGCAGTGGATCAAGAGCTCCGACACGCGCTGCTGTGAGCTCTGCAAGTACGAGTTCATCATGGAGGTCAAGCTGAAGCCTTTGAGGAAA TGGGAGAAGTTGCAGATGACGGCCAGTGAGCGCAGGAAGATCATGTGCTCAGTGACATTCCATGTCATCGCCATCACCTGTGTGGTCTGGTCCTTGTATGTGCTCATTGACCGTACCACGGAGGAGATCAAACACGGCCAGGCAACAG GAATCCTAGAGTGGCCGTTTTGGACTAAACTGGTGGTTGTGGCCATCGGCTTTACCGGCGGACTCCTTTTTATGTACGTTCAGTGCAAAGTGTACGTACAATTATGGAAGAGACTCAAAGCTTATAACAGAGTAATCTACGTTCAGAACTGTCcagaaacaagcaaaaagaatatttttgaaaaatctgcaCTAACAGAACCcaactttgaaaataaagatgGACGTGGAATCTGTCATTCCGACACAAACTCTTCTTGTTGGACAGAACCTGAAGACACTGGAACCGAAATCGTTCATGTCTGA
- the MARCHF8 gene encoding E3 ubiquitin-protein ligase MARCHF8 isoform X2, with protein MSMPLHQISAIPTQDATSARVYRSKTKEKEREEQNEKTLGHSMSHSSNISKAGGSSSTSAPVSAFPRSSVTPSNQDICSSSAVCSECCHQSPVQSAVVLKAPPCQSSLTQGLTVTVLCKDTSKRNSCGSERARALKPADNPKARRTLKFSKSLNDVGEKAQDTVESFDYVERTCSEGKLILPQDPGLRVSRFHQKETRALHRKPLGSSKHSCVSSLSANRSTASEVEAGKGGMHVPLLEEKADGEAVSRRRRLLRYLFSLSHGSSASSLHRFHELESCAAHLHTAKSSSGLAGSTGFCSEEMGDDDVFEDSTSAKWKSKVLRAPLCSVEKDSDLDCPSPPSEKCPPISPVSTSGDACRICHCEGDDESPLITPCRCTGSLHFVHQTCLQQWIKSSDTRCCELCKYEFIMEVKLKPLRKWEKLQMTASERRKIMCSVTFHVIAITCVVWSLYVLIDRTTEEIKHGQATGILEWPFWTKLVVVAIGFTGGLLFMYVQCKVYVQLWKRLKAYNRVIYVQNCPETSKKNIFEKSALTEPNFENKDGRGICHSDTNSSCWTEPEDTGTEIVHV; from the exons aATGAGAAGACTTTGGGACATTCCATGAGTCATTCAAGTAACATTTCTAAG GCTGGGGGTTCTTCGTCGACGTCGGCTCCGGTATCCGCCTTCCCTCGCTCTTCTGTCACGCCGTCCAATCAGGACATCTGCAG TTCCAGTGCAGTGTGTTCTGAGTGTTGTCACCAAAGTCCCGTGCAGTCTGCTGTTGTCTTGAAAGCTCCTCCATGCCAGAGTTCTCTGACACAAGGGCTCACTGTGACAGTTCTCTGTAAAGACACGTCCAAGAGAAATTCCTGTGGTTCAGAACGGGCCCGGGCCTTGAAGCCTGCTGACAATCCCAAAGCCAGAAGAACACTAAAGTTCTCAAAATCCCTAAACGATGTGGGTGAGAAGGCCCAGGATACCGTGGAAAGTTTTGACTACGTGGAAAGAACGTGCTCCGAAGGGAAATTGATACTCCCTCAAGATCCGGGTCTGAGAGTTAGCAGGTTCCATCAGAAGGAAACAAGAGCACTGCATCGCAAGCCTCTTGGCAGTTCCAAACATTCTTGTGTTTCATCCCTTTCTGCCAACCGTTCAACTGCCTCAGAGGTGGAAGCTGGCAAGGGGGGCATGCACGTCCCCCTTCTGGAAGAGAAAGCGGATGGCGAAGCCGTGTCCAGGAGGCGGCGACTGCTCCGGTACCTGTTCTCGCTCTCGCACGGCTCGAGCGCCAGCAGCCTGCACAGGTTCCATGAGCTGGAGAGCTGTGCCGCCCACCTGCACACCGCCAAGTCCTCCAGCGGGCTGGCAGGGAGCACGGGCTTCTGCTCCGAGGAAATGGGAGACGACGATGTCTTTGAGGACAgcacatctgcaaaatggaagagCAAGGTCCTGCGGGCGCccctctgctcagtggagaaggACAGTGACCTGGATTGTCCTTCTCCCCCCTCTGAAAAATGCCCCCCCATCTCTCCTGTGTCCACGTCAGGGGATGCCTGCAG GATCTGCCACTGCGAAGGGGATGACGAGAGCCCTCTGATCACCCCCTGCCGCTGCACGGGGAGCCTGCACTTCGTGCACCAGACTTGCCTGCAGCAGTGGATCAAGAGCTCCGACACGCGCTGCTGTGAGCTCTGCAAGTACGAGTTCATCATGGAGGTCAAGCTGAAGCCTTTGAGGAAA TGGGAGAAGTTGCAGATGACGGCCAGTGAGCGCAGGAAGATCATGTGCTCAGTGACATTCCATGTCATCGCCATCACCTGTGTGGTCTGGTCCTTGTATGTGCTCATTGACCGTACCACGGAGGAGATCAAACACGGCCAGGCAACAG GAATCCTAGAGTGGCCGTTTTGGACTAAACTGGTGGTTGTGGCCATCGGCTTTACCGGCGGACTCCTTTTTATGTACGTTCAGTGCAAAGTGTACGTACAATTATGGAAGAGACTCAAAGCTTATAACAGAGTAATCTACGTTCAGAACTGTCcagaaacaagcaaaaagaatatttttgaaaaatctgcaCTAACAGAACCcaactttgaaaataaagatgGACGTGGAATCTGTCATTCCGACACAAACTCTTCTTGTTGGACAGAACCTGAAGACACTGGAACCGAAATCGTTCATGTCTGA